The proteins below come from a single Chryseobacterium capnotolerans genomic window:
- a CDS encoding RHS repeat domain-containing protein: protein MKVRKVFGTETTDYLDGFQYTNSILKFFPTVEGYFNVETEKYVYNYTDHLGNTRLSYSKNGLGTEIIEENNYYPFGLKHEGYNTLLGNSSYQYKFQGQELQETGFYSFKWRNYMPDVGRFFNIDPLSEKYSYQSHYNFSENAVVAHRELEGLEKVFFQNVLFKDERFQKAYQAERKTTGGKEFSKAVSSQNKINVLYTNFSSTNATGIAPLIDNKKNFSEISKTFKIGVSVKEYDKISENGTKKNTTYRY from the coding sequence GTGAAGGTAAGGAAGGTTTTCGGAACAGAAACAACCGATTACTTGGATGGATTCCAGTATACCAATTCAATATTAAAGTTCTTCCCAACAGTGGAAGGTTATTTTAATGTTGAAACTGAAAAATATGTTTATAACTATACCGATCATCTTGGAAATACCAGATTAAGCTATTCTAAAAATGGTTTAGGAACAGAGATCATTGAAGAAAATAATTACTATCCATTTGGATTAAAACATGAGGGATATAATACGTTGTTGGGAAATTCTTCATATCAGTATAAGTTCCAAGGTCAAGAGTTACAAGAGACAGGTTTTTATTCATTTAAGTGGAGGAATTACATGCCTGATGTGGGAAGGTTCTTTAATATTGATCCTCTTTCTGAAAAATATTCTTATCAATCACATTACAATTTCTCAGAAAATGCCGTAGTTGCACACAGAGAACTAGAAGGTCTTGAAAAAGTATTTTTCCAAAATGTTTTATTTAAAGATGAAAGATTTCAAAAAGCTTATCAGGCAGAAAGAAAGACTACCGGCGGAAAAGAATTTTCAAAGGCAGTAAGTTCACAAAATAAAATCAACGTTCTCTATACGAATTTTTCTAGTACGAATGCGACAGGTATTGCACCATTAATAGATAATAAGAAAAATTTTTCTGAAATTTCTAAAACCTTTAAGATTGGCGTAAGTGTAAAAGAATATGACAAAATCTCAGAAAATGGCACAAAAAAAAATACAACTTATAGGTATTAG
- a CDS encoding DUF6443 domain-containing protein produces MHKKIYISIGLLWSLHHFGQIVLTTPPAPNTEVADPVSVRMLPGFQFNSINGTFRAYIGGASSGNGDTYTPIAVDYSSNNIPGTENYIYTRQYLVPTTVSDGSLQQIQNIQFFDGLGRPKQAVSIKSTSSGKDLVTHIPYDGFGRQVDSWLPVPMASLNGNIQTGVENSANSYYQSNDINDSYPFAHKTLENSPLDRVLNQNSPGNDWKNKPVTFGYEANAQGEVKKYTTVTTWPDGATSSELSLSGTYGEAQLYKNTVTDEDHNKTIEFKNGKGQTLLVRKVISSSENADTYYVYNEYDQLAFVIPPLASVASAISATVKEDLCYQYRYDGKSRLVEKKLPGKGWEKMVYDKSDRLILTQDANLKDQNKWIITKYDKLGRVAYTGFLTGDDRAGRQNQIKDLVITEDRSTTGFARNGITVYYTDSAFVGEVPTILSVNYYDTYPQEAPVVTTVLNQEVLPQTQSSDLSTKSLPTANYTKNIENDSWTKGYTYYDKRGRVIAIHSLNHLGGYTKTESSLKFSGVPDYTLIEHKRTANDPKINIKETFEYDHQERLVRHWNQVNGGAQELLAENLYNDLGQLRVKNVGNTTGSPLQSIKYAYNIRGWMTKLNDPNNLQNKLFAYELRYNNPNNQYSGSARYNGNISQMSWITQNDAVLRNYSYEYDALNRLKEGRFWDAMNLDRGEYHEQLTYDFNGNIKTLLRRGKQLPGYTAPEVMDHLEYHYENGEQSNKLSYLKEIGTGNALSGYPLSSGSTGSTITYDANGNMTTQLDKGISSIQYNYLNLPGKVTQNSKVTDYLYRADGVKVRKVFGTETTDYLDGFQYTNSILKFFPTPEGYFNVETGKYVYNYTDHLGNTRLSYSKNGLGIEIIEENNYYPFGLKHEGYNSLLGNSAYQYKYNGKELQETGMYDYGARFYMPDIGRWGVIDPLAEKAVDWTPFRYAFNNPIKYLDTNGLYETDGHFWTVYLMATMMGRKDAYSLAYYTEAPDNIMARNGEVLSSPSTWLNPVEQRRLHALTSGTSISARDNAIDMLSNAGTYEEMGNALHYFGDSYAHTQRNDDRLMYPTGRGHLFEGHTPDKISERPELYREYVNNLANVLSAKLGGGKIDMFTFNYVANNGGTTEQNSAVFETEIRIREGAKTFSVAGNQVGTINNYLNARNNHFSGKAKTNVVNTNVDMYKRNKKGEWEKTTENRTFVTFAQ; encoded by the coding sequence ATGCATAAGAAAATATATATAAGCATTGGGTTGCTATGGAGTCTTCATCATTTTGGACAGATTGTTTTAACAACCCCTCCTGCTCCTAATACTGAAGTTGCGGACCCAGTAAGTGTACGTATGCTTCCAGGGTTCCAATTCAATTCCATTAATGGAACTTTTCGTGCCTACATTGGCGGGGCATCCTCTGGTAATGGTGATACCTATACTCCTATCGCTGTAGATTATTCATCCAATAATATTCCAGGTACCGAAAATTATATTTATACCAGACAGTATTTAGTGCCTACTACTGTTTCAGACGGATCTCTTCAACAAATACAAAATATTCAGTTTTTTGATGGATTGGGAAGACCTAAACAGGCTGTCAGTATAAAATCTACCTCTAGCGGAAAAGATTTGGTAACTCATATTCCTTATGACGGATTTGGAAGACAGGTCGATAGCTGGCTTCCTGTTCCTATGGCCTCGTTAAATGGAAATATCCAGACCGGAGTAGAAAATAGTGCCAATAGTTATTATCAATCTAATGATATTAATGATTCCTATCCTTTTGCTCATAAAACCCTGGAAAACTCTCCGCTTGATAGAGTTTTAAATCAGAATAGCCCTGGTAATGACTGGAAAAACAAGCCTGTTACTTTTGGATATGAAGCCAATGCACAAGGTGAAGTTAAAAAATATACAACTGTCACTACATGGCCAGACGGAGCTACTTCCTCCGAACTAAGCTTATCTGGTACCTATGGAGAAGCACAGTTGTATAAAAATACAGTAACCGATGAAGACCATAATAAAACCATTGAATTTAAAAATGGTAAAGGACAGACTCTGTTGGTAAGAAAAGTAATCAGCTCCTCAGAAAATGCAGATACTTATTATGTCTATAATGAATACGATCAACTGGCATTTGTTATTCCGCCTTTAGCCTCTGTGGCATCAGCCATTTCTGCTACAGTGAAAGAAGATCTTTGCTACCAGTACAGATATGATGGGAAAAGCAGACTTGTAGAAAAGAAACTACCTGGCAAAGGTTGGGAAAAAATGGTATATGATAAATCAGATAGGCTGATTCTAACTCAGGATGCTAATCTCAAAGATCAGAACAAATGGATCATTACCAAGTATGATAAGTTGGGAAGAGTGGCCTATACGGGATTTTTAACAGGTGATGATAGAGCAGGCAGGCAGAATCAGATTAAAGATCTGGTGATCACTGAAGATAGAAGTACAACAGGATTTGCCCGAAATGGCATCACTGTGTACTATACTGATAGTGCCTTTGTTGGAGAAGTACCAACCATTTTGAGTGTTAATTATTATGATACTTATCCACAGGAAGCACCAGTAGTAACTACGGTTTTAAATCAGGAAGTATTACCACAGACACAGAGCTCAGATCTAAGTACTAAAAGCCTTCCAACAGCCAACTATACTAAAAATATTGAAAATGATAGCTGGACGAAAGGCTACACCTATTATGATAAGAGAGGGCGAGTCATTGCTATCCATTCTTTGAATCATTTGGGCGGATATACCAAGACTGAAAGTTCTCTTAAATTTTCAGGAGTACCAGATTACACCCTTATTGAGCATAAAAGAACAGCCAATGACCCGAAGATCAACATTAAAGAAACCTTTGAATATGATCATCAGGAAAGATTGGTAAGACATTGGAATCAGGTGAATGGCGGAGCTCAGGAGCTTCTTGCTGAAAACCTTTATAATGACCTAGGACAATTGCGAGTTAAAAATGTAGGAAATACGACAGGCAGCCCGCTGCAGAGTATAAAATATGCCTACAATATAAGAGGTTGGATGACTAAACTTAATGACCCTAACAATTTACAGAATAAGCTTTTTGCTTACGAACTGCGCTATAATAACCCCAACAATCAATATTCAGGTTCTGCAAGATACAATGGAAACATTTCCCAGATGTCCTGGATTACTCAAAACGATGCTGTACTGAGAAATTATTCTTATGAATACGATGCCCTTAACCGTCTTAAGGAAGGTCGTTTCTGGGATGCTATGAATCTGGATAGAGGTGAATACCACGAACAGCTTACCTATGATTTTAATGGAAATATTAAAACGCTTTTAAGAAGAGGAAAGCAACTTCCAGGATACACTGCACCAGAAGTAATGGACCATCTGGAATACCATTATGAAAATGGGGAACAAAGTAACAAATTGTCTTATCTTAAAGAAATAGGAACGGGAAATGCCCTAAGCGGATATCCATTATCATCAGGAAGTACGGGAAGTACCATTACTTACGATGCAAATGGAAATATGACAACTCAGTTGGATAAAGGAATTTCCTCCATTCAATATAATTATCTAAATTTACCTGGAAAGGTTACCCAAAACTCCAAAGTAACGGATTATCTTTACAGAGCAGATGGAGTGAAGGTAAGAAAGGTTTTCGGAACAGAAACAACTGATTATCTAGATGGCTTCCAGTATACCAATTCAATATTAAAATTCTTCCCAACACCAGAAGGCTATTTTAATGTTGAAACCGGAAAGTATGTTTATAACTATACCGACCATCTTGGAAATACCAGATTAAGTTATTCTAAAAATGGATTAGGAATAGAGATCATTGAAGAAAATAATTACTATCCGTTTGGATTAAAGCATGAGGGATATAATTCTTTGTTGGGGAATTCTGCCTATCAGTACAAGTACAATGGAAAGGAATTACAGGAAACAGGAATGTATGATTATGGAGCGAGATTTTATATGCCAGATATTGGTAGATGGGGAGTGATTGACCCATTAGCAGAGAAAGCTGTAGATTGGACTCCATTTAGATATGCTTTTAATAATCCTATAAAATACTTAGACACTAACGGTTTATACGAAACTGATGGTCATTTTTGGACAGTTTATTTAATGGCTACAATGATGGGGAGAAAAGATGCATATTCATTAGCATATTATACAGAAGCTCCAGATAATATTATGGCTAGAAATGGAGAAGTTTTATCATCTCCTAGCACATGGCTAAATCCTGTCGAACAAAGACGACTTCATGCTTTGACCAGTGGAACATCGATATCTGCGCGAGATAATGCTATTGATATGTTATCAAATGCAGGCACTTATGAAGAAATGGGTAATGCATTACATTATTTTGGAGATAGTTACGCCCATACCCAAAGAAATGATGATAGGTTGATGTATCCTACTGGACGTGGTCATCTTTTTGAAGGACATACGCCTGATAAAATTTCTGAAAGACCTGAACTGTATCGTGAATATGTAAATAATTTAGCAAATGTATTAAGTGCCAAATTAGGAGGAGGGAAAATTGACATGTTTACTTTTAATTATGTTGCCAATAATGGAGGTACAACAGAGCAAAATAGTGCTGTTTTTGAAACAGAAATAAGAATAAGAGAAGGAGCAAAAACATTCTCTGTAGCAGGTAATCAAGTAGGTACCATTAATAACTATTTGAACGCTAGAAATAACCACTTTAGTGGTAAGGCTAAAACTAATGTTGTTAATACAAATGTAGATATGTACAAGCGAAATAAGAAAGGAGAATGGGAAAAAACAACTGAAAATAGAACATTTGTAACATTTGCTCAATAA
- a CDS encoding T9SS type A sorting domain-containing protein: MWLIRINEFGDELWQKTLGTNSDEEAKAVIQTTDLGFFIAGNVQNSSKGYGSKDVWITRLDKEGKEISQLILGGKGLDEVEKMIPTKDGGALLGIYSRSSEVKDSGVRNPESKSSTGSTATRNLISAASKQSSNFGEGDYWIVKLDKNGKVEWEKNFGGKGDDHIRTLALTSNGYIIGGESRSERSGNKTVGIEDGTDLWLISLNERGDEQWQKSYNFKNRDILMGMSVIHSADNQSSKGILLGGYTQAEGRIQENDETFWILYLDSNGNEQWRKHVTGESRQKEERLSDLKLNRDGSIVLAGTSAKELGKENWKIVKLGDKQVSDLIAKYDIKIYPNPVSDYAYVEIGFEFKEADIMLYDMSGRQLQSLKTKNRVAKIDTQALIQGAYLVTIKTDANKIANSKLIKK, from the coding sequence ATGTGGCTGATCCGAATCAATGAATTTGGGGATGAATTATGGCAAAAAACTCTGGGAACCAATTCAGATGAAGAAGCCAAAGCAGTCATTCAAACTACAGATCTTGGATTCTTTATTGCCGGAAATGTACAAAACTCATCCAAAGGCTATGGCTCTAAAGATGTTTGGATCACCAGATTGGATAAAGAAGGAAAAGAAATTTCCCAACTGATCCTAGGTGGAAAAGGGTTGGATGAAGTTGAAAAGATGATCCCAACAAAGGATGGTGGAGCTTTACTAGGAATTTACTCCAGAAGTTCCGAAGTTAAGGATTCTGGGGTTAGAAATCCTGAAAGTAAATCTTCGACTGGAAGTACTGCTACCCGCAACCTGATATCTGCTGCCTCAAAACAAAGCAGCAATTTTGGTGAAGGCGACTACTGGATTGTCAAACTGGACAAAAATGGAAAAGTTGAATGGGAAAAGAACTTTGGAGGGAAAGGAGATGACCATATCAGAACACTGGCATTAACATCAAATGGTTATATCATTGGTGGAGAATCCAGATCCGAAAGATCCGGAAACAAAACAGTGGGCATTGAAGATGGAACAGACCTTTGGTTAATTTCCCTAAATGAAAGAGGTGATGAACAATGGCAGAAATCCTACAATTTCAAAAATCGTGATATCCTGATGGGAATGAGTGTGATTCATTCCGCAGACAATCAATCTTCAAAAGGAATCTTATTAGGTGGTTACACTCAGGCTGAAGGAAGAATACAAGAAAATGATGAAACCTTTTGGATACTGTATTTAGACAGCAATGGAAATGAGCAGTGGAGAAAACACGTTACAGGAGAATCCAGACAGAAAGAAGAGAGACTTTCAGACTTGAAACTAAACAGAGACGGTTCTATTGTGTTAGCGGGAACAAGTGCTAAAGAACTGGGGAAAGAAAACTGGAAGATTGTAAAGCTGGGAGACAAACAGGTGAGTGATCTGATTGCCAAATATGACATCAAGATTTATCCAAACCCAGTATCAGATTATGCTTATGTAGAAATAGGCTTTGAATTTAAAGAAGCTGATATTATGCTGTATGATATGAGTGGAAGACAGCTTCAGAGTTTAAAAACCAAGAACAGAGTGGCGAAGATTGATACCCAAGCACTTATTCAAGGTGCTTACTTAGTAACCATAAAAACAGATGCTAACAAAATAGCGAATTCCAAACTGATTAAGAAATAA
- the der gene encoding ribosome biogenesis GTPase Der, with protein sequence MSNIVAIVGRPNVGKSTLFNRLLERREAIVDSTAGVTRDRHYGKSDWNGVDFTVIDTGGYDVGTDDIFEEEIRKQVQLAVDEATSIIFMMNVEEGLTDTDYEIYRLLRRSNKPIYIVINKVDSSKEELPATEFYQLGIDKYYTLSSATGSGTGDLLDDIVKDFPTTEYKDPFEGLPKITIAGRPNVGKSTMTNALLDVERNIVTDIAGTTRDSIQTLYNKFGHEFVLVDTAGMRRKSKVNEDLEFYSVMRSIRSIEYSDVVIIMVDATQGWESQDMNIFGLAQKNRKGIVILVNKWDLIEDKETNTMRDFEKSIKDKIGQFQDIPILFVSALTKQRILKAVEVAMQVYDDRKKKIKTSKLNEVMLPIFENTPPPALKGKYIKIKYCVQLPTPSPQFVFFCNLPQYVKEPYKRFTENQLRKQFGFTGVPIEVYFRQK encoded by the coding sequence ATGTCAAATATTGTCGCAATCGTTGGACGTCCCAACGTAGGAAAATCCACGCTTTTTAACCGTTTATTAGAGAGAAGAGAGGCTATTGTAGATTCTACAGCCGGTGTAACCAGAGACCGCCACTACGGAAAATCTGACTGGAATGGAGTAGACTTTACGGTAATTGATACCGGAGGATATGATGTAGGTACGGATGATATCTTTGAAGAAGAAATCCGTAAGCAGGTACAATTGGCAGTAGATGAAGCCACTTCTATTATCTTTATGATGAATGTGGAAGAAGGACTTACTGATACTGACTACGAAATTTACAGATTGCTAAGAAGATCGAATAAACCAATTTATATTGTAATCAATAAAGTAGATTCATCGAAAGAAGAACTTCCTGCAACAGAATTCTATCAATTAGGAATTGATAAATACTATACGCTTTCTTCTGCTACAGGTTCAGGAACCGGAGATCTATTGGATGATATCGTTAAAGATTTTCCAACAACAGAGTATAAAGATCCTTTTGAAGGATTACCTAAGATCACCATCGCTGGTCGTCCGAACGTAGGAAAGTCCACAATGACCAATGCCTTACTGGATGTTGAAAGAAACATCGTAACAGATATTGCAGGAACTACAAGAGATAGTATCCAGACTCTATATAACAAATTTGGACACGAGTTTGTGTTGGTAGATACAGCCGGAATGAGAAGAAAGTCTAAAGTAAATGAAGACTTAGAATTTTATTCTGTAATGAGATCTATCCGTTCTATTGAGTATTCTGATGTGGTTATCATCATGGTAGATGCTACCCAGGGATGGGAATCTCAGGATATGAATATCTTCGGATTGGCACAGAAAAACAGAAAAGGAATCGTCATCCTTGTCAATAAATGGGATTTGATCGAAGACAAGGAAACCAATACGATGCGTGATTTCGAAAAATCAATCAAAGATAAAATTGGTCAGTTCCAGGATATTCCGATTCTATTTGTTTCTGCACTAACGAAGCAGAGAATCTTAAAAGCAGTAGAAGTAGCAATGCAGGTGTATGATGATCGTAAAAAGAAGATCAAAACTTCAAAACTGAACGAAGTAATGCTTCCTATTTTCGAAAATACACCACCACCGGCATTGAAAGGAAAATATATTAAGATCAAATATTGCGTTCAGCTTCCTACACCATCACCTCAGTTTGTGTTCTTCTGTAACCTGCCACAGTATGTGAAGGAACCCTATAAAAGATTTACTGAAAACCAGTTGAGAAAACAATTCGGGTTTACCGGAGTTCCAATTGAAGTGTATTTCAGACAAAAATAA
- the upp gene encoding uracil phosphoribosyltransferase has translation MLTILSQNFSLVNEWINELRNVQVQHDRMRFRRNMERIGEIAAFEISKGLEVRDVEIQTPLDTIKTREIAVQPVITTILRAGVPLFEGILSYLDRADCGFVAAYRKHDANDYFSIKQDYLTCPSIEGRPLIVADPMLATGASLIEAIKDLLTNGNPTQLHIVAAIASRQGVETVQNAYPDAHIWVGAIDEELTSKGYITPGLGDAGDLSYGEKLQR, from the coding sequence ATGCTTACTATTTTATCGCAAAATTTTTCCCTTGTTAATGAATGGATTAATGAACTTCGAAACGTTCAGGTTCAGCATGACCGAATGAGATTTCGAAGAAATATGGAAAGAATCGGAGAAATTGCGGCCTTTGAAATCAGTAAAGGATTGGAAGTAAGAGATGTTGAAATCCAAACCCCTTTAGATACCATTAAAACCAGAGAAATTGCTGTACAACCTGTGATTACAACCATTTTAAGAGCAGGTGTTCCATTATTTGAAGGAATTCTTAGCTATCTTGACAGAGCGGATTGTGGTTTTGTAGCAGCGTACAGAAAACACGATGCTAATGATTATTTCTCCATCAAACAAGATTATCTGACGTGCCCAAGTATTGAAGGGAGGCCTTTAATCGTAGCAGATCCCATGTTGGCAACCGGAGCTTCCCTGATTGAAGCGATCAAAGATTTATTGACCAATGGGAATCCAACACAGCTTCACATTGTAGCAGCTATTGCCTCAAGGCAAGGTGTAGAAACTGTTCAAAATGCCTATCCTGATGCTCACATTTGGGTAGGAGCTATTGATGAAGAATTAACATCCAAGGGCTATATCACTCCAGGATTAGGAGATGCCGGAGATTTAAGCTACGGAGAAAAGCTTCAACGATAA
- a CDS encoding alpha/beta fold hydrolase, protein MQNLVLLHGALGHSEIFNPYLDSLSSYFTIHTPLFSGHGGKALPSDGISIEKYTQELTEYCVENNLTDVYILGHSMGGYVALCYAMKHPENVNSIMTLGTKFDWTEEQAIKESKMLNPDVILEKVPQYAQLLEKQHGPKWKQLLPAIADLMIDLGKNPPLKNNLATINIPVQIMVGDKDNMVTIEESTAVYRELPNAKLAVLPDTKHPVDKVRPNLLLNVIKDFWNLS, encoded by the coding sequence ATGCAGAATTTGGTTTTATTACATGGTGCTTTAGGTCATTCTGAAATATTTAACCCTTATTTAGATAGCCTTTCATCTTATTTCACCATTCATACTCCTTTATTTTCTGGCCATGGAGGCAAAGCCCTTCCCTCAGACGGAATCAGTATAGAAAAATATACTCAAGAGTTAACGGAATATTGTGTAGAAAATAATTTAACAGATGTATATATTCTGGGGCACAGCATGGGCGGTTATGTTGCTCTTTGCTATGCTATGAAACATCCTGAAAATGTCAATTCTATTATGACGTTGGGAACCAAATTCGATTGGACTGAAGAACAAGCTATAAAGGAAAGTAAAATGCTTAATCCGGATGTCATTCTTGAGAAAGTACCACAATATGCTCAACTTCTGGAGAAGCAGCACGGTCCAAAATGGAAACAATTACTTCCGGCTATTGCTGACTTAATGATTGATCTGGGGAAGAATCCTCCATTGAAAAACAATCTTGCCACGATTAATATTCCGGTTCAGATTATGGTGGGAGATAAAGACAATATGGTAACTATTGAGGAAAGCACAGCTGTATACAGGGAACTTCCAAATGCAAAATTAGCCGTACTCCCCGATACAAAGCATCCTGTGGATAAAGTACGACCTAATTTATTATTGAATGTAATAAAAGATTTCTGGAATCTTTCCTAG
- a CDS encoding ComF family protein — protein sequence MILDLFFPNRCLHCNRIIESDLLICDLCFNQIHFTHYNYFENNPVKEKCKLLFPVENTYALIQFEEESLSRKIIHELKYRSREITGKILANWTTERLDFKDQKPDLLISVPLHPKKLRERGYNQLHLFTETLSKYYEIPFDHQLIKRNYYSKAQALKDKQHRLETRNTFSVTRTITGKHILIIDDVFTTGTTVSSIAWEILNAGDHNKVSVLVMAMDV from the coding sequence ATGATATTGGACTTATTCTTTCCTAACCGATGCCTCCATTGTAATAGAATTATTGAGAGTGATCTTCTGATTTGTGATCTATGTTTTAATCAAATTCATTTTACACATTACAATTATTTCGAAAATAACCCGGTAAAAGAAAAGTGCAAACTTCTTTTTCCTGTTGAAAACACCTATGCTCTCATACAGTTTGAGGAAGAAAGTCTAAGCCGGAAAATCATTCATGAACTGAAATACAGAAGCCGGGAAATTACCGGAAAAATTCTGGCCAATTGGACTACTGAGCGATTGGATTTTAAAGATCAAAAACCGGATCTCCTGATAAGTGTTCCTCTGCATCCTAAAAAGCTCAGAGAAAGAGGCTATAATCAGCTTCATCTTTTCACAGAAACGCTTTCAAAATATTACGAAATCCCATTTGACCATCAATTAATCAAAAGAAATTACTATTCTAAAGCACAAGCGTTAAAGGATAAGCAGCATCGGCTGGAAACCAGGAATACTTTTTCAGTAACCCGGACTATAACAGGAAAACATATTCTAATCATTGACGATGTTTTCACCACAGGAACTACTGTTTCTTCAATTGCATGGGAGATTTTAAATGCCGGTGATCATAATAAAGTCAGTGTATTGGTTATGGCAATGGATGTATAG
- a CDS encoding helix-turn-helix domain-containing protein, whose protein sequence is MNSESDYIKTVFGLKLKQLRQKKNWSLQDLAVKTGLSKSYLNEIENGKKYPKHDKIIQLSEALNCTYDDLVSTKLDKSLAPFNEILQSDFFKEVPLELFGINKNNLISIISDAPKKVTAFINALIEISQNYNLGKERFYFAVLRSFQELYDNYFPEIEDKVSLFTEENHLQIDKNLKSDILENILTENFNYTIQSEDFENYGTLDNLRSLFIPEKKLLLLNKKLEKDQKTFILAKEIGFNVLELKVRPTTYSWLDFGSFEEILNNFYASYFAGALLISKEPAIEKSSEFFQQNTWVPENFAALINSFTNSPETFYYRLTNILSAEMGIKDLFYLCLVKKKGSEKIQILKELHLNHQQAPHANAMNEHYCRKWIAVKNLHHLKENETLTDAQISHYKDQGISYLVISTSQKNPFSDGSNRSYCLGILLNPQTIKKIGFIKSPSLKTINVGVTCESCSIPDCEVRQAPPVRLEKEHFNLSMKNAIEKIKKEF, encoded by the coding sequence ATGAATTCAGAAAGCGACTATATTAAAACAGTTTTTGGGCTAAAACTGAAACAACTGAGACAAAAGAAAAATTGGTCTCTACAGGATCTTGCAGTAAAAACCGGATTATCAAAATCTTACCTTAATGAGATTGAAAACGGTAAGAAATACCCAAAGCATGATAAAATCATCCAACTTTCGGAAGCTTTGAACTGCACTTATGATGATCTTGTTTCCACAAAACTGGATAAAAGTCTTGCTCCTTTTAATGAAATTCTACAGTCTGATTTCTTCAAAGAGGTTCCCTTAGAATTATTCGGGATCAATAAAAACAACCTTATCAGTATCATCAGTGATGCTCCTAAGAAAGTAACAGCTTTTATTAATGCATTGATAGAAATTTCCCAGAATTATAATCTTGGAAAGGAAAGGTTTTATTTTGCTGTTTTAAGGTCATTTCAGGAATTATATGACAATTATTTCCCGGAAATTGAGGATAAGGTCAGTTTATTCACTGAAGAAAACCACCTTCAGATTGATAAAAATTTAAAGTCAGATATTCTGGAGAACATTCTTACAGAAAATTTCAATTATACAATTCAATCTGAAGATTTTGAAAACTACGGAACCCTGGACAACCTACGATCTTTGTTTATTCCGGAAAAAAAATTATTGCTACTGAATAAAAAGCTTGAAAAAGATCAGAAAACATTTATCCTGGCCAAGGAAATAGGATTCAATGTTTTGGAGCTAAAGGTTCGCCCTACTACTTATTCATGGCTTGACTTCGGAAGTTTTGAGGAAATCCTGAACAATTTTTATGCTTCGTATTTTGCCGGAGCTCTATTAATCTCCAAAGAACCAGCCATTGAAAAATCTTCTGAATTTTTCCAACAAAACACTTGGGTACCTGAGAACTTTGCTGCCCTTATCAACAGTTTCACCAATTCTCCGGAAACTTTTTATTATCGCCTTACCAATATTCTTTCTGCAGAAATGGGAATTAAAGATCTTTTTTATTTATGCTTAGTAAAGAAGAAAGGATCAGAAAAAATTCAAATCCTAAAGGAACTTCATCTTAACCACCAGCAGGCCCCTCACGCTAATGCCATGAATGAACATTATTGCAGAAAATGGATCGCCGTAAAAAACCTGCATCATTTAAAAGAAAATGAAACACTTACAGATGCCCAGATCTCTCATTATAAAGACCAGGGAATAAGCTATCTGGTTATTTCTACTTCTCAAAAAAATCCTTTTTCTGATGGCAGCAACAGAAGTTATTGCCTGGGAATCTTACTGAATCCGCAAACGATTAAAAAAATAGGTTTTATAAAATCTCCATCCTTAAAAACCATTAACGTAGGAGTAACCTGCGAATCTTGCAGCATCCCGGATTGTGAAGTAAGACAGGCTCCTCCGGTTCGATTGGAGAAAGAACATTTTAATCTTAGCATGAAAAATGCAATTGAAAAGATAAAAAAAGAATTCTAA